GATTAAAGCAGTTAGAAAggaataaaaaatgattatatacAAGCTTATTAAAGTAGAAGTTAGGCATTTCTTTAACTGGCCAGAATATTCAATGCATCAGAACGACCAGACATGATACAGCgtgtgatataaaattattaacatacaGATACATTCATAACAACCGCTAACATCATAACTACCGtaagctgtcggtccctgtagttatcatatacacttgatagcgatctttactcatagtagagtaTATATTATAGGATATATATCCGCCGAAGAGAAAACCGAGAAAaacgcctatgcccagctgtgggatgtcaTAGGCTGAATCGTGACTAGGGTTGCCAGATTCAAGCAATTCATTTTCGGGATAGTTCGAGGATTACGAATTCGATCGGTtcaaaaatatacgaaaattgataatattttttgtaaattgctaGAAAACTAGTAGTATTCGAAATCCGCGACAATCAACTATAAATCCTGGACACGGAAAAAGACACGTAATTCCCGGCCAAATGGCAGCCGTAATCGTGACACATACGGTTTTCTGTTCCTAAAATATCCGGCTTATTGTCTGTGTTTTAGCCAAAAGCCGATGACCGAtgtacattttttgttatatacatacatatatatatatatatatatatatatatatatatatatatatatatattattcctaaaataatgtatacaatataaatatatgtagaaaTTACATCCAGCGTTAGAGCGGAAATCGAATCCATACATCCTAAAACCGAAAGTAGGGTCAGGACCAACAGATAACAAAAActaattgttgtatttttttttccagaTCTATATTACGTCGAAGATAGGTCAACATATCAAATGCTCGGATTTAAAAGATTCAACGTGGTTTCCATAATCACATCGTTGTTCTGGAAACAGTCCAGGGAGGCGATAGCGAAAGGGAAAAGCATGGGTTTGtacataacattattatattacataactatatttatttttgcaataaaatagCCCAGCATATTAGTAGACAGGCGTGTATTGTGATCCTTCGTCCATAAACAtttatggccagtttcaatactctatctatctctaaatttgcttactagagatagaattttgacgttaactccatataaattgtgtcaaaaatctatcgctagtaagcaaatttagagatagatagagtattgaaactggccattagAGAACCGGAGATTAATCTTTGGTCCTTAAATGTGCTATAACTGATTAAATGCGATATACCTAGAATTACTCTTAGAGCACGCCtgcactttttaaccgacttccaaaaaaggaggaggttctcaattcgactgtatttttttttttttttttatgaacttttggccgtgtggaccgatttcgacaatttttttttaatcgaaaggtagtgtgtgccaattggtcccatttaaatgtatttgagatctaataactacttttcgagttatatctaataatgcgtttttactttacgcttttttcgtcgacctacgttgtattataccgcataactttctactgaatgtaaccgattttgataattctttttttgttggaaaggggatatccctagtttggtaccatgataacgaaactaggatctgatgatgggatcccagagaaatcgagggaaactctcgaaaattcgcaataactttctattggatgtaccgattttgataattctttttttgttgcaaaggggacatccgtagtttggtaccatgataaagaaactaggcactgatgatgggatcccagagaaatcgagggaaactctcgaaaatccgcaataactttttactgggtgtaccgattttgataatttttaatttaatcaaaagctgatgtttatcgtgtggtcacatataaattttatcgagatctgaaaactgctttttgagtaatctttgataacgcgtagttacttgacaattttttcgttgatctacgttgtattactcgtcgatgtaattgaagtcggttttttttttcgtttgtgaggaaacacaattattatcttagtCTTCTTGCCCAAAGGTTGTTTTTCTGTGAAAATGTGGTTTTTTCTCTGTTAACTCAGTTTCATACGAGTTAATCTATATTTGATTAGCTTTGTAAAATTGAGGCCCATTTTGTACTTTAAAGTGTAAGGAGTTAATTTCAACAATGATAGGTTTATACAACGATTTGACGGGTGATGGATTACAAAATGGCGGCGCCATCTTGATGAAAATTGGCGGGAAAATATTAAACCATTACGTACAGAATACACCTACAGAACGTTTAAGAAATTTAGTTATTGCAAAGgttatttattatcaaagaCCTTATTTTATAGAAGTAAGCCACATGGTAGTAAATTGGAAAGATTTTCAAATTTTAGTTAACCTTCTCTTATGTGTATAATACAGACTATGTTGGCGTATATCAAGATGTATACTTAGTTCCacagaatattaatttaaggcCAGTTTCACAgattgtggataaagtttatcctgcacataagctACGAATAGAATCAAGGCAAGGCAATCTGTGAAATAGGcccttagtatttttttttatatcagtggtattattagtatagactcAATTTGTATGTAGTTTTTAAGTAGTtttgtattagttttttttttgtctgtaatTAGGACTAGGTGGTGATTTAAAAGGAGATTGGGTGCAGACGGGCGGTGCTTTGTTAGTGGAAAAGGGCGGGAAAGTCCTCCGCCATTTTGCGCAGACGGGACCGAGTGATCATTTGTCgaataaagatattttgaagGTTAGTAATGTAGTCTTGTATGCTTAggtataattttagttattattttttattatatcccTGAATTGTATAAATAGTTTTCCGTGTTTCATTTTAttgagttatttttttgtttttatacatttttattactatgtaCTGTGTGGGTACGGTactaaggaatatagccactccctctcttcccgtgggtgtcgtaagaggcgactaagggataacaaggttccactaccaccttggaacttaaaaagccggccgatggcgggataaccatctaactgttggctttgaaatacacaggccgaagttgggctgcagcgtcttcggtgcgacaaaaccagcactgaggtcaccgacccgcctgcccagcgtggggactatgggcaacacacatgagttcacgtcatttttagcgcgagcttgtggaggcctatgtccagcagtggactgtataggctgtaatgatgatgatgatgatacatttttattttctttatattgaaCTAcacgattttttattatttcatttgttgTACTGTATACATTTACAGAACTTTTGATGTCTGTGACTTGTGtaattttttccaaaaaaaatctttcaaaaattctttcaatCATCCTTAACTGCCCTAGATAAGTTCTGTCTGTGTAAAGCTTTGACGGTAAACTAGTATTTCTAGATGTATTTTGAAGACaatgaatgatatttttaaaatactaaaaataaaatcacaaattGATCtaaaaccgtttttttttacagctattCGATTTGGAAAATGAATATAAAGCAGAGACAATGGCAAACCAGAAACGAGAAGAGATGGAGtgcaatgtatgtatatttattgttatcaaATTATTCTTGTGTCCTGCCAAGTTTTTAAATGCCTGATTCAAATCGggataaatataagtttttctttaatttttgatattaaaataaggaaaaaaatatttttacgattataGTGATAATTTATGGTTCCGACGCTTCTCCTTTACAGGAATAGGACCTTGGACTAGGTGGGACATTAACAGGCTgatttagttaaattaatttcagtctaattacttttaattatatctttaacattttaattacaaaaaaatatctactaTTAAATTAACCAATTTTAGTAGAATCATGGCattaaagtagaaaataaacAACCTTTCCTGTGGAAAAACtccgatataaaatgttaagttccatTGGGGATCttgatagatctatctggatcgaAAAATGCCCggataataattgtatttaacgTTATAACGTgtcaaatttgaataaagtatttggaattCCTGTTTCAaatacacaatagtttacaataatttcCCATAAATCATGGTTTGTCAGGGTCTATCTATCTTTATAACATGAGGTCGATTGTAGTTAGATAATTAACGTGGTATCACAAACTTTCCAATTTTCAGACAGAGGCGGCATCATAAGCCATGGCGAATGATTCTACGGGAGTGCCCTCTTACTCCCATACACAATATATGGGCTGAGAGACGATGTAAGCAAAGCCAGGTCTAATTACTAGAGTattaatctaattttattaaaaattaaatgtgttttatacGGTGATGgtgtaaattatacatttgtggCCGTGCAAGTGATATCAAAGAGACGGTGTgaagatttaatattaaatataatgctaaaatatttaacaaataatttgaaattacttgcatctatattatattcaaggtaatgaaaaaattaaaatgtgtattATATGGCAATGgtgtaaattatacaattatgcATCTGTGGTCAGAGATCAAAATGTTTTGTATAAAGAAATGTATTGTATGTTTATTAATCAAAGAATTTTAAGTTGCTTTACCTATGTTTTCTAAATAGTCAATGTAATCTATACTATATGTACTGCTATCGACATTTATCGACTGTTATCGAGACCTATCGATTATAATTTTGACCTACTTGATAGTTTTCAATGAAAAAttgaaatgtatattatatgataaattatgtaattatacaaGTGTGGAAGTGATATTAAAGTGGcggtgaaaataaatatttgatttgataattaaaattatttaccaaAGAATTGCCAAATTGCTTTCACTGATTTGATAATGACTGATATGGCCAAAGATAATTTGTTTATGTTGaacattttaatatgtttcagcaataaaaattgtactattttttttaaattaatatactattaatttttatatattaattttaacttaccaaaaaaacaacttccaaatgttttaaattgttgtctaaatacttaataaaatatatattttttttgtttgagactGAATAAAAATTTTGACTAAAGAAatcatttctataaaattaattaaaattttagtatatactATAGTATTTGTTGtgttatttaaagaaaaaaaaaattaaaatatataattgaggattaaattatacaattatacgtTCATGGCGGTattgtaaaaagtattttaaaaatgttagacTTGTTTTAACGGTTGCCGTTCGCTATTTGATGTATGACGATTCAACATATAAATGTTTATGAAGTATTTTTCTATCACACCATCCAATACCAGTTTATTTATTGGATATTTCTGTTcgtgtagtttattaattttgatgaaaTAGGAAGTAATGGTTTGTTTTACCTCCTGTTATTGTCTATTCGGAGCTTATATGCAAGATAAAATTTTCCTAGAACTGGTGAAACAGatcattattgattaaaatatgtTACACAGCAGAATATACTTTGTAATAATGTtcttgtttcattattattataataataaaggaaTGAAATTGATGAATTTGATTATTAggacaaaatttttattatgaaatactgTTGTAATTGATGGTACTATTTTGTATACAGGgctataataaatagtttatttgttacttcctttttgttttattttctatccTTATTGCTgataatttagaaaattaaaatctagaaaattaatCTATcaatcttaaattaatttttatatattatactagctgctgcccgcgacgtcgtctgcgtgagtgctatacagcaccaaaaatacctacgattataccttttaaaataacattcatttacctgtttcttctttacatttcatatctacagaaaaatcttatagatggcgctgctttaaaattgtcttgtctacttatatttatttaataatgtttatcggtttatttacttactattgcgtgatttttatagtgtgaagctagcttatagcatggttattaacataataacaacaacatttaaatatgcgtcgttagattacacgttgttacagaatgcgttgaagaaataaaggttcactgctcgttccccgtaggtgatagcgtaataatttgtagcctatatgttgacccgacttcttagtaatattcgtgccaaatttgaagtaaatccatgcagtactttttgagtttatcccggacatacatacagacaaccTTCTAATCtcttaaaaattctaaaaactatatttttggcttcggtatcgagtctagatcacaccccaagtattcttttaaaaaaatattcaatgtacagttttgactttcctactattttattatatgtatagatagattattatctctgcatcaaatattaaacaacGGAAATAtgtgattaatattttaatggcaaaatttttaaaaataaatatacaaaaaaaaaagaaagaaaaattgcAAGTAAGTTATTATTCCTCACACGTGTTTCGGCACATTTTTCCTAAACTACATCATTGAAGGTTGTTTGGAAGAGaacgctataagcgataaggccgcctttgcatactcCTTTGTTTTGTATCTAATGGTTCTAAATCATCtttttttgtgtgcaataaagttttaataaaaaaaataaaaaaaaaaaatgtttataaagttattaaatgtaatatattaatgctttatttctattaaatttacatataaaaataaaaaaagtgtgtgtcagctcagccgcacgactggagtttgcTCCTTTAgctcaactgtctaaataggtacaaaaaagGCTTGCTAgtttaagaaaaagattaataccataccaaatggtaaataaatgaatcaaataacgccatctatcggaacccaatggGTTTGCGTTACGAGAAACGCAACGAAGTAATtagttcagtagattttacttatcatatttttttttcataccgggggccttatatgataatcgatttttatgaagtaaacttcaaaaataaataaatattttataacatacacacggtcgtctattcctatggTAAACTTTGTATTTACTGGACCGATGTTTTTTGCTAATAAATGGCACCTAAATATGTGCCCTACACACAAACATTGCAAGTAACAGTCAACCGACTACACATTTCAATGTATATTCTACATAATTCttggatataattattttgcctCCAAGTCACaacacttatattattttagtaatattctTGATGGAAGACGAATTGTcctttttatgatttttgtgttTCCGAGACGCAGTAGCAATAAACATTTTACGATGTTTACCTCGTGCAGCGACACTACACTTGTTCAACGTAGGCGAGAGATAGAATAAACTTCTATTCGTTGCGTCatagtaaacaatattattgtcGCCATCAAAGACTAATTTGAAAGGCGATATTTTGTTAAATGCACCAATTTCTACTAATTTGCCAGTCCTATAACTTAAACAGTAAACACCTCTCGTGTAAGGCTGTATGAAGTAAGCGTTCCCATTATTATCTGTGGTTAAAGAGTATAT
The nucleotide sequence above comes from Melitaea cinxia chromosome 28, ilMelCinx1.1, whole genome shotgun sequence. Encoded proteins:
- the LOC123667413 gene encoding prostamide/prostaglandin F synthase-like; its protein translation is MTPDINEIGSKKVKSIPSGESVEIKSFWQDQNVAIIFFRRWGCMFCRLWAKELGEIAPILKKNNIRLIGIGVEDAGSKEFIDGKFFDGDLYYVEDRSTYQMLGFKRFNVVSIITSLFWKQSREAIAKGKSMGLGGDLKGDWVQTGGALLVEKGGKVLRHFAQTGPSDHLSNKDILKLFDLENEYKAETMANQKREEMECNTEAAS